One stretch of Paroedura picta isolate Pp20150507F chromosome 13, Ppicta_v3.0, whole genome shotgun sequence DNA includes these proteins:
- the ZNF711 gene encoding zinc finger protein 711 isoform X2, protein MDPGGGSLGLQTQESKMPHTMIMQDFVTGMAGTAHIDGDHIVVSVPEAVLVSDVVTDDGITLDHGLAAEVVQGPDIITETDVVTEGVIVPESVLEADVAIEEALDTSDHVLTSDLITETVRVPDQVFVADLVTGPDGHLEHVVQDSVSGADSPTMVSEEVLVTNSDTETVIQAAGTVPGSTVTIKTEDDDDGKSTSEDYLMISLDDVGEKLDHIGNTPLKISTEVSHDNVSKDDGFGSEVIKVYIFKAEAEDDVEIGGTEIVAESDFHNGHSVAGVIEQGGVGRVQREKMVYMAVKDSSQEDEDINCAEIADEVYMEVIVGEEEAASLPDAQLEDSGDDRRLPRRYEDCQAPGTNLEARLENKNGNATQFLQICDSISTNRLLKPKAKKRRRGEARQWQTAVIIGPDGQPLTVYPCHICGKKFKSRGFLKRHMKNHPDHMIKKKYQCTDCDFTTNKKVSFHNHLESHKLINKVDKTHEFTEYTRRYREASPLSSNKLILRDKEPKVHKCKYCDYESAEQGLLNRHLLAVHSKNFPHVCVECGKGFRHPSELKKHMRTHTGEKPYQCQHCVFRCADQSNLKTHIKSKHGTDLPFKCEHCPQAFADEKELQEHTELFQGHKTHQCPHCDHKSTNSSDLKRHIISVHTKDFPHKCEVCEKGFHRPSELKKHSDTHKGKKIHQCRHCDFKTSDPFVLSGHILSVHTKDLPFKCKRCKRGFRQQIELKKHMKTHSGRKVYQCQYCEYSTTDASGFKRHVISIHTKDYPHRCEYCKKGFRRPSEKNQHIMRHHKEALM, encoded by the exons TGACTGGAATGGCCGGTACTGCTCATATTGATGGAGACCATATTGTTGTATCAGTTCCTGAAGCTGTGCTAGTTTCTGACGTCGTCACAGATGATGGGATAACTCTTGATCATGGCTTAGCAGCTGAAGTTGTTCAAGGACCTGATATCATCACTGAAACAGACGTTGTTACGGAAGGTGTGATAGTTCCTGAATCTGTGTTGGAAGCTGATGTCGCTATTGAAGAAGCTCTTGATACCAGTGATCATGTTTTGACTTCTGATCTAATAACGGAAACTGTTAGAGTTCCTGATCAGGTTTTTGTGGCTGATCTTGTTACGGGTCCTGATGGACATTTGGAACATGTGGTACAAGATTCTGTGTCTGGGGCTGACTCTCCTACAATGGTTTCAGAGGAGGTTCTTGTCACAAATTCAGATACGGAAACTGTGATTCAAGCAGCTGGCACTGTTCCTGGTTCAACAGTTACCATAAAGactgaagatgatgatgatggcaaGAGTACATCTGAAGACTACTTAATGATATCTT tggATGATGTTGGTGAAAAACTAGACCATATTGGAAACACGCCTTTAAAAATCAGCACTGAAGTCTCACATGACAATGTTTCTAAAGATGATGGTTTTGGTTCTGAAGTTATTAAAGTTTACATATttaaagcagaagcagaagatgaTGTGGAAATTG GTGGAACAGAGATTGTAGCAGAGAGTGACTTTCACAATGGGCATTCTGTAGCTGGAGTCATAGAGCAAGGAGGCGTTGGCAGAGTACAGCGAGAAAAGATGGTCTATATGGCTGTTAAAGATTCCTCCCAGGAGGATGAAGACATTA ATTGTGCTGAAATAGCAGATGAAGTTTACATGGAAGTTATTGTTGGCGAAGAGGAAGCAGCATCGCTCCCTGACGCGCAGCTTGAAGATTCTg gagatgatAGAAGACTTCCCAGGAGGTATGAAGACTGTCAAGCACCAG GAACTAACTTGGAAGCAAgattagaaaacaaaaatggcaatGCAACTCAATTCTTGCAAATTTGTGATAGCATTAGTACAAACAGACTGCTTAAACCGAAGGCCAAGAAGAGGCGGCGAGGGGAAGCAAGGCAGTGGCAAACAG CTGTTATAATAGGTCCTGATGGACAGCCTTTAACAGTCTACCCCTGTCACATATGTGGGAAAAAATTTAAATCCAGGGGATTCTTGAAAAGGCATATGAAAAACCACCCAGATCATATGATCAAGAAGAAATACCAGTGCACAGACTGTGATTTTACAACTAACAAAAAAGTAAGCTTCCATAATCATCTGGAGAGTCATAAGCTTATCAACAAAGTTGACAAGACCCATGAATTCACGGAATACACTCGGCGGTACAGAGAAGCCAGCCCGCTGAGTTCAAATAAGCTGATCTTAAGGGACAAGGAGCCCAAAGTGCACAAGTGCAAATATTGTGACTATGAGAGTGCGGAGCAGGgtctcctcaacagacacctCCTTGCAGTTCATAGCAAGAACTTCCCTCATGTTTGTGTCGAGTGTGGGAAAGGATTCCGCCACCCTTCAGAACTCAAAAAGCATATGAGAacgcacacgggggagaagccttaTCAGTGCCAGCATTGTGTCTTCCGTTGCGCCGACCAGTCCAATCTGAAGACACACATCAAAAGCAAGCACGGTACTGACCTGCCCTTTAAATGTGAACATTGCCCACAGGCATTCGCAGATGAGAAAGAACTCCAGGAGCACACAGAGTTGTTTCAAGGGCACAAGACTCATCAGTGCCCGCATTGTGACCATAAGAGCACCAATTCAAGTGACCTGAAACGGCATATAATCTCCGTTCACACAAAGGACTTCCCTCACAAGTGCGAGGTCTGTGAAAAAGGCTTCCACCGTCCGTCAGAGCTCAAAAAGCACAGTGATACCCATAAAGGTAAAAAGATCCATCAGTGTAGGCACTGTGACTTTAAGACTTCAGATCCTTTCGTACTTAGTGGGCATATCCTCTCCGTTCATACCAAGGACCTGCCTTTTAAATGCAAGCGATGCAAGAGAGGATTTAGGCAGCAAATTGAACTGAAGAAGCACATGAAGACCCACAGCGGACGGAAAGTGTATCAATGCCAGTATTGTGAGTATAGCACTACAGATGCATCGGGCTTCAAGCGGCATGTCATATCAATACACACGAAAGACTATCCACACAGGTGTGAATACTGCAAAAAGGGATTCCGTAGGCCATCAGAGAAAAATCAGCATATAATGAGGCACCACAAAGAGGCCCTAATGTAA
- the ZNF711 gene encoding zinc finger protein 711 isoform X5: MDPGGGSLGLQTQESKMPHTMIMQDFVTGMAGTAHIDGDHIVVSVPEAVLVSDVVTDDGITLDHGLAAEVVQGPDIITETDVVTEGVIVPESVLEADVAIEEALDTSDHVLTSDLITETVRVPDQVFVADLVTGPDGHLEHVVQDSVSGADSPTMVSEEVLVTNSDTETVIQAAGTVPGSTVTIKTEDDDDGKSTSEDYLMISLDDVGEKLDHIGNTPLKISTEVSHDNVSKDDGFGSEVIKVYIFKAEAEDDVEIDCAEIADEVYMEVIVGEEEAASLPDAQLEDSGDDRRLPRRYEDCQAPGTNLEARLENKNGNATQFLQICDSISTNRLLKPKAKKRRRGEARQWQTAVIIGPDGQPLTVYPCHICGKKFKSRGFLKRHMKNHPDHMIKKKYQCTDCDFTTNKKVSFHNHLESHKLINKVDKTHEFTEYTRRYREASPLSSNKLILRDKEPKVHKCKYCDYESAEQGLLNRHLLAVHSKNFPHVCVECGKGFRHPSELKKHMRTHTGEKPYQCQHCVFRCADQSNLKTHIKSKHGTDLPFKCEHCPQAFADEKELQEHTELFQGHKTHQCPHCDHKSTNSSDLKRHIISVHTKDFPHKCEVCEKGFHRPSELKKHSDTHKGKKIHQCRHCDFKTSDPFVLSGHILSVHTKDLPFKCKRCKRGFRQQIELKKHMKTHSGRKVYQCQYCEYSTTDASGFKRHVISIHTKDYPHRCEYCKKGFRRPSEKNQHIMRHHKEALM; the protein is encoded by the exons TGACTGGAATGGCCGGTACTGCTCATATTGATGGAGACCATATTGTTGTATCAGTTCCTGAAGCTGTGCTAGTTTCTGACGTCGTCACAGATGATGGGATAACTCTTGATCATGGCTTAGCAGCTGAAGTTGTTCAAGGACCTGATATCATCACTGAAACAGACGTTGTTACGGAAGGTGTGATAGTTCCTGAATCTGTGTTGGAAGCTGATGTCGCTATTGAAGAAGCTCTTGATACCAGTGATCATGTTTTGACTTCTGATCTAATAACGGAAACTGTTAGAGTTCCTGATCAGGTTTTTGTGGCTGATCTTGTTACGGGTCCTGATGGACATTTGGAACATGTGGTACAAGATTCTGTGTCTGGGGCTGACTCTCCTACAATGGTTTCAGAGGAGGTTCTTGTCACAAATTCAGATACGGAAACTGTGATTCAAGCAGCTGGCACTGTTCCTGGTTCAACAGTTACCATAAAGactgaagatgatgatgatggcaaGAGTACATCTGAAGACTACTTAATGATATCTT tggATGATGTTGGTGAAAAACTAGACCATATTGGAAACACGCCTTTAAAAATCAGCACTGAAGTCTCACATGACAATGTTTCTAAAGATGATGGTTTTGGTTCTGAAGTTATTAAAGTTTACATATttaaagcagaagcagaagatgaTGTGGAAATTG ATTGTGCTGAAATAGCAGATGAAGTTTACATGGAAGTTATTGTTGGCGAAGAGGAAGCAGCATCGCTCCCTGACGCGCAGCTTGAAGATTCTg gagatgatAGAAGACTTCCCAGGAGGTATGAAGACTGTCAAGCACCAG GAACTAACTTGGAAGCAAgattagaaaacaaaaatggcaatGCAACTCAATTCTTGCAAATTTGTGATAGCATTAGTACAAACAGACTGCTTAAACCGAAGGCCAAGAAGAGGCGGCGAGGGGAAGCAAGGCAGTGGCAAACAG CTGTTATAATAGGTCCTGATGGACAGCCTTTAACAGTCTACCCCTGTCACATATGTGGGAAAAAATTTAAATCCAGGGGATTCTTGAAAAGGCATATGAAAAACCACCCAGATCATATGATCAAGAAGAAATACCAGTGCACAGACTGTGATTTTACAACTAACAAAAAAGTAAGCTTCCATAATCATCTGGAGAGTCATAAGCTTATCAACAAAGTTGACAAGACCCATGAATTCACGGAATACACTCGGCGGTACAGAGAAGCCAGCCCGCTGAGTTCAAATAAGCTGATCTTAAGGGACAAGGAGCCCAAAGTGCACAAGTGCAAATATTGTGACTATGAGAGTGCGGAGCAGGgtctcctcaacagacacctCCTTGCAGTTCATAGCAAGAACTTCCCTCATGTTTGTGTCGAGTGTGGGAAAGGATTCCGCCACCCTTCAGAACTCAAAAAGCATATGAGAacgcacacgggggagaagccttaTCAGTGCCAGCATTGTGTCTTCCGTTGCGCCGACCAGTCCAATCTGAAGACACACATCAAAAGCAAGCACGGTACTGACCTGCCCTTTAAATGTGAACATTGCCCACAGGCATTCGCAGATGAGAAAGAACTCCAGGAGCACACAGAGTTGTTTCAAGGGCACAAGACTCATCAGTGCCCGCATTGTGACCATAAGAGCACCAATTCAAGTGACCTGAAACGGCATATAATCTCCGTTCACACAAAGGACTTCCCTCACAAGTGCGAGGTCTGTGAAAAAGGCTTCCACCGTCCGTCAGAGCTCAAAAAGCACAGTGATACCCATAAAGGTAAAAAGATCCATCAGTGTAGGCACTGTGACTTTAAGACTTCAGATCCTTTCGTACTTAGTGGGCATATCCTCTCCGTTCATACCAAGGACCTGCCTTTTAAATGCAAGCGATGCAAGAGAGGATTTAGGCAGCAAATTGAACTGAAGAAGCACATGAAGACCCACAGCGGACGGAAAGTGTATCAATGCCAGTATTGTGAGTATAGCACTACAGATGCATCGGGCTTCAAGCGGCATGTCATATCAATACACACGAAAGACTATCCACACAGGTGTGAATACTGCAAAAAGGGATTCCGTAGGCCATCAGAGAAAAATCAGCATATAATGAGGCACCACAAAGAGGCCCTAATGTAA